One window of uncultured Methanobrevibacter sp. genomic DNA carries:
- a CDS encoding NMD3-related protein gives MDIMFCPECGSTDKEMVGDICIDCFLKEFQMIELPKRIEVQICSHCNSKLEEGKWSEEFIPEEEIIYRALERNIKIADEVSNEIINLEIDNIKGTIASCYVEVVGEVHGVQIEETHDTEVKIQKTVCPTCSKIQSGYYETVVQFRADKREIKSEEYAKADEIVERTLNKQASSDKLAYCPQIAKLKEGYDYYIGSFKSGKKVAEALKEEFGGIIKESPRLISEDKSTGKGLYRVWISVRIPEAEINDFIRYEDKIIHLTNISKNSFVGCEISTGKKQNIPMKNMEDIELVKKADEVETTTVISKSPQFIQVLDPIDYSAVDLDMKDEYEKYNVGEEVKLIRIDNYVYLL, from the coding sequence ATTGATATTATGTTTTGCCCAGAGTGCGGAAGTACAGATAAAGAGATGGTTGGCGACATCTGCATAGACTGTTTTTTAAAGGAATTTCAAATGATTGAACTTCCAAAACGTATTGAAGTACAGATATGCAGCCACTGCAACAGCAAACTTGAAGAAGGCAAATGGAGCGAAGAATTCATTCCAGAAGAAGAAATTATCTACAGAGCACTTGAAAGAAACATTAAAATTGCAGATGAAGTTTCTAACGAAATAATCAATCTTGAAATTGACAATATCAAAGGCACAATTGCCAGCTGTTATGTTGAAGTTGTTGGAGAAGTTCATGGAGTTCAGATTGAAGAAACACATGACACTGAAGTAAAAATTCAAAAAACAGTTTGTCCGACATGCAGTAAAATCCAATCAGGATATTATGAAACTGTGGTTCAGTTTAGAGCAGATAAAAGAGAAATCAAAAGTGAAGAATATGCAAAAGCTGATGAAATAGTTGAAAGAACTCTAAACAAACAGGCATCATCAGATAAATTGGCATATTGTCCTCAGATTGCAAAACTGAAAGAAGGTTATGATTATTACATAGGTTCTTTCAAATCCGGTAAAAAAGTAGCCGAAGCACTGAAAGAGGAATTTGGAGGCATAATAAAAGAATCTCCAAGACTGATAAGTGAAGACAAATCAACCGGAAAAGGACTTTACAGAGTTTGGATTTCAGTCAGAATTCCTGAAGCTGAAATTAATGATTTCATAAGATATGAAGATAAAATCATCCACCTTACAAACATCAGCAAAAACAGTTTCGTCGGATGCGAAATTTCCACAGGCAAAAAACAGAATATTCCAATGAAAAATATGGAAGATATTGAACTTGTAAAAAAAGCGGATGAAGTTGAAACTACAACCGTTATCTCAAAATCTCCACAATTCATACAAGTATTAGATCCAATCGACTATTCCGCAGTTGATTTGGATATGAAAGATGAATACGAAAAGTATAACGTTGGAGAAGAAGTTAAACTCATCAGAATTGACAATTACGTTTATTTATTATAG
- a CDS encoding translation initiation factor IF-2 subunit beta — protein sequence MDKYEDLLERAIDQLPPEVFEHKRFKIPKAYSDIQGNRTFIKNFKDVAEGLNRDPQHLLKFLMRELGTAGNIEGQRAILQGKFTHYLINERIEDYVDKYVICHECNRPDTRIIREGRIFLLKCAACGATAPLKSL from the coding sequence ATGGATAAATACGAAGATTTATTAGAAAGAGCAATTGACCAATTACCTCCTGAAGTATTTGAACACAAAAGATTCAAAATTCCTAAAGCTTATTCAGATATCCAAGGTAATAGAACCTTTATTAAAAACTTTAAAGATGTTGCAGAAGGTTTAAATAGAGACCCACAGCATTTATTAAAATTCTTAATGAGAGAATTAGGTACAGCAGGAAATATTGAAGGTCAAAGAGCAATATTACAGGGTAAATTTACCCATTACTTAATCAACGAAAGAATTGAAGATTATGTAGACAAATATGTAATTTGCCACGAATGTAACAGACCGGATACTAGAATTATAAGAGAAGGTAGAATATTCTTGCTTAAATGTGCTGCTTGCGGTGCTACAGCACCTTTAAAATCATTATAA
- the mcm gene encoding minichromosome maintenance protein MCM, giving the protein MNSTTKSQTSIIKFEEFFATSYKDDVFEILETYPDERSLTVDYNQLEIFDPDLADLLIDKPEEVIEAAQMAIKNIDPLVKDADINIRFENMSNIIPLKTLLSKYIGTFVAADGIVRKTDEIRPRIETGVFECRGCMRLHEVEQSSGNRIIEPSLCSECGGRSFRLLQEESKYIDTQTARMQEPLENLSGGTEPKQMLMVLEDDLVDQLNPGDKVRITGTLRTFREERSGKFKNYIYVNHIEPLEQEFEELQLSEEDEEKIIELSKDPNIYDKIIKSTAPSIRGYREVKEAIALQLFGGAAKQLEDETKLRGDIHILIVGDPGIGKSQILKYVSRLAPRSIYTSGKGTTGAGLTAAAVRDELGGWSLEAGALVLGDQGNVCVDELDKMRSEDRSALHEALEQQTVSIAKAGIMATLNSRCSVLAAANPKFGRFDRFKVLAEQIDLPAPIISRFDLIFVIEDKPSVEGDSKLAEHILKIHQENTVDYEIEPELLRKYIAYARKNVHPVLTDEANEILREFYVSTRNSNSEEQAPVPITARQLEAIIRLSEASAKIKLKDTVDKEDAEKAVRLQMACLKEVGVDPETGEIDIEVMEGRTPTSEREKMQRVMEEIGLLEEEFGNQAPVNVLISNMADKYDMSEEKVESIVRNLNQKGLIYHPNTGYIKRV; this is encoded by the coding sequence ATGAATTCTACTACTAAATCTCAAACATCAATTATAAAATTCGAAGAATTTTTTGCGACATCATATAAAGATGACGTATTTGAAATACTTGAAACATATCCGGATGAGCGATCACTTACCGTAGACTATAACCAGCTCGAAATATTTGATCCTGACCTTGCGGATTTGTTAATAGATAAACCTGAAGAGGTTATCGAAGCTGCACAGATGGCTATTAAAAATATTGATCCTCTCGTTAAGGATGCTGATATAAACATTCGTTTTGAGAATATGTCCAACATAATTCCATTGAAAACGTTGTTAAGTAAGTATATCGGAACCTTTGTTGCAGCAGACGGAATTGTGAGAAAAACAGATGAAATAAGACCACGTATTGAAACTGGTGTTTTCGAATGTAGAGGATGTATGAGATTGCATGAGGTCGAGCAGAGTTCCGGAAACAGAATTATTGAACCGTCATTGTGCAGTGAATGTGGTGGAAGATCATTCAGATTACTTCAGGAAGAATCAAAATATATCGATACTCAAACTGCAAGAATGCAGGAACCTTTAGAGAATTTATCCGGAGGAACAGAACCTAAACAGATGCTGATGGTTCTGGAAGACGATTTGGTAGACCAGCTAAACCCTGGAGACAAGGTGAGAATCACCGGAACTTTAAGAACATTCAGGGAAGAGAGAAGCGGAAAATTTAAAAATTATATTTATGTCAATCATATCGAACCGCTGGAACAGGAGTTTGAGGAACTCCAGCTTTCTGAAGAAGACGAAGAAAAAATTATAGAACTGTCAAAAGACCCTAATATTTATGATAAAATTATTAAATCAACTGCACCTTCAATCAGAGGATACAGAGAAGTTAAAGAAGCTATTGCACTGCAATTATTTGGAGGAGCTGCAAAACAGCTAGAGGATGAAACCAAATTAAGAGGAGACATACACATCCTTATTGTAGGGGATCCTGGTATCGGTAAATCCCAGATACTGAAATACGTTTCAAGACTTGCACCAAGAAGTATTTACACAAGTGGTAAAGGTACAACAGGTGCAGGACTGACTGCAGCAGCAGTAAGAGACGAACTTGGAGGATGGTCCTTAGAAGCAGGTGCATTAGTTCTCGGGGATCAGGGTAACGTATGTGTTGACGAGCTCGATAAAATGAGATCCGAAGACAGATCTGCACTTCACGAAGCATTGGAACAGCAGACAGTAAGTATTGCAAAAGCAGGGATTATGGCTACTTTGAACTCAAGGTGTTCAGTTCTTGCTGCGGCAAACCCTAAATTCGGAAGATTCGACAGATTCAAAGTACTTGCAGAACAAATCGATTTGCCTGCACCGATTATTTCCCGTTTTGATTTGATTTTCGTAATTGAAGATAAACCTAGTGTAGAAGGAGACTCAAAATTAGCAGAGCATATTCTGAAAATACACCAGGAAAACACAGTTGATTATGAAATTGAACCGGAACTGCTTAGGAAATATATTGCATATGCACGTAAAAATGTCCATCCTGTTTTAACAGATGAAGCTAACGAAATTCTAAGGGAATTCTATGTCAGCACAAGGAACAGCAATTCTGAAGAACAAGCCCCAGTTCCAATTACTGCAAGACAGCTAGAAGCTATTATCCGTTTATCAGAAGCCAGTGCTAAAATCAAACTTAAAGACACAGTCGATAAGGAAGATGCTGAAAAAGCTGTCAGACTCCAAATGGCATGTCTTAAAGAAGTGGGAGTTGATCCTGAAACCGGTGAAATTGATATCGAAGTTATGGAAGGAAGAACACCTACTTCCGAGAGAGAAAAAATGCAGAGAGTAATGGAAGAAATAGGTCTTCTTGAAGAGGAATTCGGCAATCAAGCACCAGTCAATGTTTTAATCTCAAACATGGCAGACAAATATGACATGAGTGAGGAAAAAGTCGAATCAATTGTTAGAAACCTAAACCAAAAAGGATTAATCTACCATCCCAATACAGGATATATTAAACGTGTTTAA
- a CDS encoding RlmE family RNA methyltransferase, whose protein sequence is MGSRWQVEKHHDPYYKKAKKEEYRSRASYKLKQLDKKFKILKEGNTVVDLGAAPGGWSQVALEKVGEEGIVVGVDLNRFKKFHEENYYGMRGDFTTPEVQEKIMNIIGGKANVVMSDASPSLSGIKNIDQLRSIDLTNSVIEIAENILENKGNLVIKVFQGPDYKAMLDSLKGKFRKVKTTKPPSSRKKSSEMYVVGLEYKAKKNRKKK, encoded by the coding sequence ATGGGAAGCAGATGGCAAGTGGAAAAACATCATGATCCATATTATAAAAAAGCGAAAAAGGAAGAATACCGTTCACGTGCATCTTATAAACTCAAACAGCTTGATAAAAAATTCAAAATACTGAAAGAAGGAAATACTGTTGTTGATTTGGGAGCCGCTCCCGGCGGATGGTCTCAGGTCGCACTGGAAAAAGTTGGCGAAGAAGGTATTGTCGTAGGAGTGGATTTGAACAGATTTAAAAAATTCCATGAAGAAAATTATTACGGAATGAGAGGTGACTTTACAACACCTGAAGTTCAGGAAAAGATTATGAACATCATTGGAGGAAAGGCGAATGTTGTAATGTCTGATGCATCACCATCATTAAGCGGAATAAAAAATATCGACCAGTTAAGGTCAATAGACCTGACAAATTCAGTTATAGAAATAGCTGAAAATATCCTTGAGAATAAAGGAAATTTAGTAATTAAAGTATTTCAGGGCCCCGACTATAAGGCAATGCTCGATTCACTTAAAGGCAAATTCAGAAAAGTGAAAACAACAAAACCACCATCTTCACGTAAAAAAAGTTCTGAAATGTATGTAGTGGGTCTGGAATATAAAGCTAAAAAAAATAGAAAGAAAAAATAA
- a CDS encoding metallophosphoesterase, translating into MLIGLISDTHIPDRARVIPQNVLDAFQDVDLIIHAGDLTSLEVVEELEKIAPVMAVQGNMDRANGINLPKAKTIEAEGLKIGVVHGEVYPRADTQQLVYLAKELGADILVSGHSHQPKIEQTDGVLLINPGSPIVPRLADRTVMLLEINNKEVDVEIVKIGAPVCNALDFDKFKRD; encoded by the coding sequence ATGTTAATCGGTTTAATTTCAGACACACATATTCCAGACAGAGCAAGAGTTATACCTCAAAATGTGCTCGATGCATTTCAGGATGTTGATTTAATAATCCATGCGGGAGATTTGACTTCACTTGAGGTTGTTGAAGAATTAGAAAAAATTGCACCAGTAATGGCAGTACAGGGAAATATGGATAGAGCTAATGGAATTAACCTGCCTAAAGCAAAAACAATCGAAGCGGAAGGATTAAAAATTGGAGTGGTTCACGGAGAAGTGTATCCCAGAGCAGACACACAGCAGTTAGTTTACCTGGCAAAAGAACTTGGGGCAGACATACTGGTTTCAGGACATTCCCATCAGCCAAAAATTGAACAGACTGACGGAGTGTTGTTGATTAATCCTGGAAGTCCGATTGTACCAAGACTTGCAGACAGAACAGTAATGCTTCTTGAAATCAATAATAAAGAAGTAGATGTTGAAATAGTTAAAATTGGAGCTCCGGTCTGCAATGCTTTAGATTTTGATAAATTTAAGAGGGATTGA
- a CDS encoding formate--phosphoribosylaminoimidazolecarboxamide ligase yields MGEVKKEDILDILAGYDKENITIATLGSHTSLHILQGAKEEGFRTAIVCQKGREVPYQRFGVADEYIIVDEFKDIVNEDVQQKLRDMNAIVIPHGSFVAYAGLDNVEDKFNVPMFGNRDVLRWEAERDKERALLVEGGVRIPFKYNDPSEIDRPVMVKFPGARGGRGYFVASSTEEFDAKIEAMKARGWLEDSDVEAAHIEEYVSGCNYCIHYFYSALDDTVELMGMDTRYESSIDGFVRMPAKDQLDIDLSPSYVVTGNHPAVIRESLLPQVFDIADKLTESAKKLVAPGLNGPFCMQTLVNDNLEVICFEISARTDGGTNTFMDGSPYSYLTYGKPMSMGRRVAVEIKRGIERDELEKIIT; encoded by the coding sequence ATGGGAGAAGTTAAAAAAGAAGATATTTTGGATATTTTGGCTGGTTATGACAAGGAAAACATAACAATAGCCACCCTTGGAAGTCACACTTCTTTGCATATCTTGCAAGGTGCTAAAGAAGAAGGATTTAGAACAGCTATTGTTTGTCAAAAAGGCAGAGAAGTTCCATATCAAAGATTTGGCGTTGCAGATGAATACATTATAGTTGACGAATTCAAAGACATTGTCAATGAAGATGTTCAACAAAAGCTTAGAGATATGAATGCAATTGTTATCCCTCATGGTTCTTTTGTAGCATATGCAGGTTTGGACAATGTTGAAGACAAATTCAATGTTCCAATGTTTGGAAACAGGGATGTTTTAAGATGGGAAGCTGAAAGGGACAAAGAAAGAGCTTTACTTGTTGAAGGCGGAGTTAGAATTCCATTCAAATACAACGATCCGTCCGAAATCGACAGACCGGTAATGGTTAAATTCCCTGGTGCAAGAGGTGGAAGAGGTTACTTTGTCGCATCATCCACTGAAGAATTCGATGCAAAAATCGAAGCTATGAAAGCACGTGGATGGTTAGAAGACAGTGATGTGGAAGCAGCACACATAGAAGAATATGTTTCCGGCTGTAATTATTGTATACACTATTTCTACTCAGCACTTGACGACACTGTTGAATTAATGGGTATGGATACAAGATATGAATCTAGTATTGATGGTTTTGTAAGAATGCCTGCAAAAGATCAATTGGATATTGATTTAAGTCCGTCTTATGTTGTAACCGGTAACCACCCTGCTGTAATTCGTGAATCATTACTTCCTCAAGTATTTGACATTGCAGACAAATTAACTGAAAGTGCTAAAAAATTAGTTGCTCCTGGTTTAAACGGTCCTTTCTGTATGCAAACATTAGTAAATGATAATTTAGAAGTAATTTGTTTTGAAATCAGTGCAAGAACTGATGGTGGAACAAATACATTTATGGATGGTTCTCCTTACTCCTACTTGACCTATGGTAAACCAATGAGTATGGGTAGAAGAGTGGCTGTTGAAATTAAAAGAGGAATAGAAAGAGATGAATTAGAAAAAATAATAACATAA
- a CDS encoding DUF5518 domain-containing protein, protein MTKWSVVIIGFLLTIIMQVFFARHEFIGLLIAGFITGYIAHSGALGGLWHAALAGAFGTIVGSILFIITATVGGSLAGIFGGLTGFTLSGFSSIIAIVSDLIYYAIVMGITGAVGGAIASKRDD, encoded by the coding sequence ATGACTAAATGGAGTGTTGTAATAATTGGATTTTTACTAACAATAATTATGCAAGTCTTCTTCGCAAGACATGAATTCATAGGATTATTAATAGCAGGATTTATTACCGGTTATATTGCACATTCCGGAGCACTGGGAGGACTATGGCATGCTGCTCTTGCGGGAGCATTCGGTACAATCGTCGGTTCAATACTATTTATAATAACTGCAACTGTAGGAGGCAGTCTTGCAGGAATCTTTGGAGGCCTGACCGGATTTACATTATCCGGATTCAGCAGTATTATCGCAATTGTATCAGATTTAATTTACTATGCAATTGTAATGGGAATTACAGGTGCAGTTGGAGGAGCAATAGCTTCTAAAAGAGACGATTAA
- a CDS encoding DUF2115 family protein, whose product MAEEYLEMCDELTTIIANEKTLTGNSILKTLKKYASTISVFDMMAFSSQVIEENKYVQENYREDNQKSYIESFLFRMNNISKDSNSYEQNIDKQSLSNAIATLKANSENETADNKIKLIFHIASLYVTFLLEESIHPVGTPFPGSLKVEEKNGQFYCPVRDANIDTPNAVCNICLAKQLDF is encoded by the coding sequence ATGGCCGAGGAATATCTGGAAATGTGTGATGAGCTAACAACGATTATTGCAAATGAAAAGACACTAACAGGCAACTCAATTTTGAAAACATTGAAAAAATATGCATCAACAATTTCAGTATTTGACATGATGGCATTCAGCTCACAGGTAATTGAAGAAAACAAATATGTTCAGGAAAATTATCGAGAAGACAATCAGAAATCATATATCGAATCGTTTTTGTTTCGTATGAATAACATTTCTAAAGATTCAAATAGCTATGAACAGAATATTGATAAGCAATCCCTTTCAAATGCAATTGCAACTTTAAAAGCAAATTCTGAAAATGAAACAGCAGACAATAAGATTAAACTAATATTTCATATTGCATCACTTTATGTTACATTTCTTTTAGAAGAATCAATTCACCCGGTTGGTACACCATTTCCAGGATCTCTAAAAGTTGAAGAAAAAAACGGACAATTTTACTGTCCCGTAAGAGACGCGAATATCGATACTCCCAATGCCGTCTGCAACATATGTCTTGCAAAACAATTAGATTTTTGA
- a CDS encoding DUF2115 family protein — MKSSELLKEIRENLKDYPIEYLRNKVTDDRYKDPLTKKLAKYNSETWDEIFALDLTEDYDIKDGVVENLKNDIDFYFNTYAGGDEESREFTKYISLYLALMAKKPLHPFGDNPTKDEVFLENGEYKCKTRIMSIKDENSLCRYCVCKNAGYSFGF, encoded by the coding sequence ATGAAATCATCAGAATTACTTAAAGAAATCCGAGAAAATTTAAAAGATTATCCTATTGAATATTTAAGAAATAAAGTTACAGATGACAGATATAAAGATCCTCTGACTAAAAAACTTGCAAAATACAATTCAGAAACATGGGATGAAATTTTTGCATTGGACCTCACTGAAGACTATGACATTAAAGATGGAGTGGTTGAAAATCTGAAAAATGATATCGATTTTTATTTTAACACCTATGCAGGAGGAGACGAGGAAAGTAGAGAATTTACAAAATATATCTCACTCTATTTGGCGTTAATGGCTAAAAAACCGTTGCATCCTTTTGGAGATAATCCCACAAAAGATGAAGTCTTTTTGGAAAATGGAGAATACAAATGCAAAACTAGAATTATGAGCATTAAAGATGAAAATTCATTATGCCGTTACTGTGTTTGCAAAAATGCCGGATATTCATTCGGATTTTAA
- a CDS encoding ATP-dependent helicase, with the protein MIEEQTKTYTKKAIFKRLHPWVRKWFDSQFEDFTPAQKKSIIDIHKKNNILISSPTGSGKTLTAFLSVISDLTALAEKDQLEDKVYCIYISPLKALDNDIEKNLDEPLDGIEKIAGRKLGIRKAVRTGDTSQYQRQKMLKKPPHILITTPETLSILLVAPKFREKLSGVKYVIIDEIHSLAENKRGVHLSLSLERLQHLIGQYTRIGLSATVSPIEEVAKFLVGYEYGVGRNCKIVNINYLKELDMEVMCPVSDIVLADEEDTKLGMYDLLDDLIWENKTTLIFTNTRSGTERFVYNLKKMYPLHYNDTNIMAHHSSLSKEVRLETENKLKEGKLKAVISSTSLELGIDIGYIDLVVLINSPKSVSRALQRIGRSGHRLHEKSRGKIIVTDRDDLVECSVLLKNAKEGKIDKISIPTNCLDVLAQHIYGMSIENPWDIDYAYDVIRKSYCYKDLTRDDYEDVLSYMAGEYPQLEERYVYAKIWIDYKENTFGKRGKLARMLYSTNIGTIPDSSGVLVKCDGETVGKIEEVFMERLKKGDTFVLGGRTYRFNYGKGMTINVTPASGPPTIPSWFSQQLPLAFDLAMDIQQFRDHMNSKFQYRRSKEEIMEFIHEYLYVDDFAANSIYEYFVEQFKYAKIPTKRRLLIEYYKGFGGRRFVIFHSLFGRKVNDALSRAVAYIVAQKYNMNVTISISDNGFYLSSDGKIGGLESFREITPENFETILINALNKTETLASRFRHCAGRSLMTLRRYKGESKSVGRQQVRGKILLKFVQEMDDNFSILKEARREALEDYMDIKNALKVIEMIDREEMEIKTINTVIPSPFAFNLVSQGYLDVLNQNDKGEFTKRMHQAILDQIKDKLKDLY; encoded by the coding sequence ATGATTGAAGAGCAAACCAAAACCTACACAAAAAAAGCTATTTTTAAAAGACTGCATCCATGGGTTAGAAAATGGTTTGATTCACAATTTGAAGATTTTACACCTGCTCAAAAAAAATCAATCATTGACATACATAAAAAGAACAACATCCTCATTTCATCACCGACAGGATCCGGAAAAACATTAACTGCATTCTTATCAGTAATCAGCGATTTGACTGCATTGGCTGAAAAAGACCAGTTGGAAGACAAGGTTTACTGCATTTACATATCCCCACTAAAGGCACTGGACAATGACATTGAAAAGAATCTCGATGAGCCTTTAGATGGAATTGAAAAGATAGCAGGCCGCAAATTAGGAATCCGAAAGGCCGTGCGAACAGGAGATACTTCACAGTACCAAAGACAGAAAATGCTTAAAAAACCACCTCACATCCTCATTACGACTCCGGAAACATTATCCATTTTACTTGTGGCTCCAAAATTCAGGGAAAAGTTGAGCGGCGTAAAATATGTCATAATAGATGAGATTCACTCTTTAGCTGAAAACAAAAGAGGAGTTCATTTAAGCTTATCCCTTGAAAGACTGCAACATCTGATAGGCCAGTATACAAGAATCGGATTGTCTGCTACAGTCAGCCCTATTGAGGAAGTGGCGAAATTTCTTGTCGGATATGAATACGGAGTTGGACGGAACTGCAAAATCGTTAATATAAATTATTTAAAAGAGCTTGACATGGAAGTGATGTGTCCTGTAAGCGATATTGTACTTGCAGATGAAGAGGACACCAAACTTGGAATGTATGATTTGCTGGACGATTTGATTTGGGAAAATAAAACAACACTGATTTTTACAAACACAAGAAGCGGTACGGAACGTTTTGTCTATAACTTAAAGAAAATGTATCCCCTGCATTATAATGACACAAACATTATGGCACACCATTCATCACTGTCAAAGGAAGTCCGTCTTGAAACTGAAAACAAGCTCAAGGAAGGTAAACTAAAGGCAGTAATATCTTCAACATCACTGGAACTTGGAATCGATATAGGATACATCGATTTGGTAGTGCTTATTAACTCCCCGAAATCGGTTTCAAGAGCTCTGCAGAGAATTGGGCGTAGCGGTCACAGGCTGCATGAGAAATCACGTGGGAAAATCATCGTTACCGACAGAGATGACCTGGTGGAATGTTCTGTTCTTCTAAAAAATGCAAAGGAAGGAAAAATTGACAAAATTTCAATACCTACCAACTGTCTGGACGTTCTGGCTCAGCACATTTATGGAATGAGCATTGAAAATCCATGGGACATTGACTATGCATATGACGTAATCCGTAAAAGTTACTGCTATAAAGACCTTACAAGAGATGATTATGAAGATGTTTTAAGTTATATGGCCGGAGAATACCCTCAACTTGAAGAGAGATACGTCTATGCAAAAATATGGATTGACTATAAAGAAAATACCTTCGGAAAACGTGGAAAACTGGCCAGAATGCTTTATTCAACAAACATCGGAACAATACCTGATTCATCAGGAGTACTTGTCAAGTGCGACGGTGAAACTGTCGGAAAGATTGAAGAAGTCTTTATGGAGAGACTGAAAAAAGGAGATACATTCGTTTTAGGGGGCAGAACCTACAGATTCAACTACGGCAAAGGAATGACCATCAATGTGACTCCTGCAAGCGGACCTCCAACAATACCCTCCTGGTTTTCACAGCAGCTCCCTCTTGCCTTTGACCTGGCAATGGACATTCAGCAGTTCAGAGATCATATGAACTCCAAATTTCAATACCGCAGAAGCAAAGAGGAGATTATGGAATTTATTCATGAATATCTCTATGTTGATGATTTTGCTGCCAATTCAATATACGAATATTTTGTAGAGCAGTTCAAATATGCAAAAATTCCAACAAAACGCAGACTGCTGATTGAATATTACAAAGGATTTGGAGGAAGACGTTTTGTAATATTCCACTCATTATTTGGAAGAAAGGTTAATGATGCACTGTCAAGAGCTGTTGCATATATCGTTGCTCAAAAATACAACATGAACGTTACAATTTCCATATCAGACAATGGATTTTACTTATCCTCAGACGGTAAAATCGGAGGATTGGAATCATTTAGAGAAATTACTCCTGAAAATTTTGAAACCATACTGATTAACGCATTGAACAAAACCGAAACACTTGCTTCAAGGTTCAGGCATTGCGCAGGAAGGTCCCTGATGACTCTTAGAAGATATAAAGGAGAATCAAAATCAGTTGGCCGCCAGCAGGTTAGAGGCAAAATACTTTTAAAATTTGTTCAGGAAATGGACGATAACTTTTCAATTTTAAAAGAAGCACGAAGAGAAGCGCTTGAGGATTACATGGATATAAAAAATGCCCTGAAAGTTATTGAGATGATTGACCGAGAAGAAATGGAGATAAAAACAATAAATACAGTTATTCCAAGTCCATTTGCATTCAATCTGGTATCACAAGGTTATCTTGATGTGTTAAATCAGAATGACAAAGGTGAATTTACAAAAAGAATGCATCAGGCAATACTTGACCAGATTAAAGATAAATTAAAAGACCTTTACTGA
- a CDS encoding HEAT repeat domain-containing protein translates to MSNLNLDEAINNLSDDDVKVRKEAVESLVGTTDESAIEPLIKATTDDNAQVRFKAAEILGSMGDVAVDKLIDEFKNAEGKDKRFLAFALKETEDKKVIPYFVEATEDEDFGVRKVAVRALGELQAEDEIDSIAKCLEDEDWGVKLAAIQALGDLATDESIYLIKKARKGEEDKDFKKSCNKAIKKAQKRQKAKSSGESIVKVIPMSTIKEMEKTNVQKAIKEYERYVEAKQPKDAPYKRLCVLYRKTNDYDNEVRVIETAIEVFADNDKKLPYFEKRLAKLK, encoded by the coding sequence ATGTCAAATTTAAATTTAGATGAAGCTATTAACAATTTATCAGATGATGATGTTAAAGTTCGAAAAGAAGCTGTAGAATCATTAGTAGGAACTACTGATGAAAGTGCTATTGAACCGTTAATTAAAGCCACCACTGATGACAATGCACAAGTCAGATTCAAAGCAGCTGAAATTTTAGGCAGCATGGGTGATGTTGCAGTTGATAAGTTAATTGATGAATTTAAAAACGCAGAAGGTAAAGATAAACGTTTCTTAGCTTTCGCACTTAAAGAAACTGAAGATAAAAAAGTCATTCCTTATTTTGTTGAAGCAACTGAAGATGAAGACTTTGGTGTTAGAAAAGTTGCAGTTCGTGCATTAGGAGAACTTCAGGCTGAAGATGAAATAGATTCCATTGCAAAATGTCTTGAAGATGAAGACTGGGGTGTTAAACTCGCTGCAATTCAGGCTTTAGGAGACCTTGCAACAGATGAATCCATTTATTTGATTAAAAAAGCAAGAAAAGGCGAAGAGGATAAGGATTTCAAAAAATCATGTAATAAGGCTATCAAAAAAGCTCAAAAAAGACAAAAGGCTAAATCTTCAGGCGAATCCATAGTTAAAGTTATTCCAATGAGCACTATTAAGGAAATGGAAAAAACCAATGTCCAAAAAGCTATTAAGGAATATGAAAGGTATGTTGAAGCAAAACAGCCTAAAGATGCTCCTTATAAAAGATTATGTGTTCTTTACAGAAAAACTAATGACTATGACAATGAAGTAAGGGTTATTGAAACTGCAATTGAAGTATTTGCGGACAATGACAAAAAATTGCCTTACTTTGAAAAAAGATTAGCAAAATTGAAATAG